Proteins from a genomic interval of Vicingaceae bacterium:
- a CDS encoding DNA-binding response regulator, with translation MNKIKVLLVDDHAIVAQGLKNLIEGFDFTGKVDLCHNGKEAVKKVKENSYDIILMDVTMPEMNGIEATEAILKIKPNQKILGLSMHSDESLIAEMIRKGAKGYVLKDSEISEIQEGILTVINGSTYLSKKASEALINMIKKTESKSKESANHPLTKREIEILSYILEGYTNKEIAEKLNLSSRTIDAHRRNILQKTGCKNTAALVKWALDNELLN, from the coding sequence ATGAACAAAATTAAAGTGTTGTTGGTAGATGACCATGCCATAGTGGCACAAGGATTAAAAAATCTCATTGAAGGTTTTGATTTTACCGGAAAAGTAGATCTATGTCACAATGGTAAAGAAGCAGTCAAAAAAGTTAAAGAAAATTCATACGACATTATTTTGATGGACGTGACCATGCCAGAGATGAACGGAATAGAAGCGACAGAAGCCATTCTTAAGATCAAACCAAATCAAAAAATTTTAGGTCTGAGTATGCATAGTGACGAATCCTTGATTGCCGAAATGATTCGCAAAGGTGCCAAGGGATATGTTTTAAAAGATTCGGAAATAAGCGAGATACAAGAAGGCATTCTCACGGTGATCAACGGGTCTACCTACCTTTCAAAAAAAGCATCAGAAGCTCTTATCAATATGATTAAAAAAACGGAAAGCAAAAGCAAAGAATCTGCAAATCACCCATTGACAAAACGAGAAATTGAAATATTAAGTTATATTTTGGAAGGATACACCAATAAAGAGATTGCCGAAAAATTAAATTTATCAAGCAGGACCATCGACGCCCACCGTCGAAATATACTGCAAAAAACAGGATGCAAAAACACGGCGGCATTAGTGAAATGGGCCCTTGACAATGAGTTGTTGAATTAA